A genome region from Chiloscyllium plagiosum isolate BGI_BamShark_2017 unplaced genomic scaffold, ASM401019v2 scaf_2554, whole genome shotgun sequence includes the following:
- the LOC122545913 gene encoding uncharacterized protein LOC122545913, producing the protein ERGLGGEKVLGLREEGWRLVPLLVFSLWFVGLQVTMGRGLGVTHRILARSCPLMVSRNHCTFRITSEGHCLVVDNQSLNGVWVNGERIEPQQVHRLSEGDVIRLGVPLRDKERAEYEYRLTWRDREQEEAGSRGTARTKDSVRVKRKHSCDQVEPLDTDGAQCYTNKIQRLCQSNTSENCTSRDRQRLTAGTDPGPSRDGQRLTAGTDPGPSRDGHRLTAGTDPGPSRDAHRLTAGTDPGPSRDGQRLTAGTDPGPSRDGQRLTAGTDPGPSMMRKTCIQSCPSGTLRAIPGVQADGLSVPGENDSHVEELAASVQGLQELQGKLHKSLPTEQQERKVGIRGP; encoded by the exons AgagagggggttggggggagagaAGGTGCTGGGACTGCGGGAGGAGGGATGGCGGCTGGTTCCTCTGCTTGTGTTTAGCCTTTGGTTTGTCGGTTTGCAGGTGACAATGGGCCGTGGACTCGGTGTCACTCACCGTATCCTGGCCAGGAGCTGCCCCCTAATGGTTTCCCGCAATCACTGCACCTTTCGCAtcacttcagagggtcactgcctCGTCGTTGACAACCAG AGTCTGAACGGAGTGTGGGTGAATGGGGAGCGGATTGAACCCCAGCAGGTTCACCGACTGAGTGAAGGCGATGTAATACGGCTCGGCGTGCCGCTGCGTGATAAAGAGCGGGCAGAGTATGAGTATCGATTAACCTGGAGAGACAGGGAACAGGAAGAGGCTGGTTCCAGGGGTACAGCCAGAACCAAGGACAGTGTGAGAGTGAAACGCAAACACAGCTGTGACCAAGTGGAGCCACTGGATACAGACGGAGCCCAGTGCTACACCAACAAAATTCAGCGACTCTGCCAGTCAAACACATCAGAGAACTGCACCAGCCGAGACAGGCAGAGACTCACAGCGGGTACAGACCCAGGGCCCAGCCGAGACGGGCAGAGGCTCACAGCGGGTACAGACCCAGGGCCCAGCCGAGACGGACACAGACTCACAGCGGGTACAGACCCAGGGCCCAGCCGAGATGCCCACAGACTCACAGCGGGTACAGACCCAGGGCCCAGCCGAGATGGGCAGAGGCTCACAGCGGGTACAGACCCAGGGCCCAGCCGAGACGGGCAGAGGCTCACAGCGGGTACAGACCCAGGGCCCAGCATGATGAGAAAGACTTGTATCCAATCGTGCCCTTCTGGGACACTGAGAGCAATACCAGGGGTACAGGCAGACGGACTGTCAGTACCTGGGGAAAACGACAGTCATGTTGAAGAGCTGGCTGCCAGTGTTCAGGGGCTGCAAGAGCTGCAGGGAAAGCTGCACAAATCTCTGCCCACAGAGCAGCAGGAGCGAAAGGTGGGGATCAGAGGACCG